One segment of Thermosynechococcus sp. HN-54 DNA contains the following:
- a CDS encoding S-layer homology domain-containing protein, with amino-acid sequence MQSLAQRSLAVLSCGLMSSSPLALLAAVPAQAQSRFTDTQGIWAQACIDHLASRNIISGYPDGTFRPFAEVTRAEYAAMLGKAFPNAPVVRAPSTFNDVPSTFWAASAIQNATRTGFLSGYPGNVFQPNQNIPRVQAIVALASGLQYPTPASVEGVLAQFNDAAAIPAYGRAGVAAATAKQVVVNYPNVQFLAPNQLATRADIAAFLCQATRAPGAQALVPTQYIAGAATTSPIALPAGQQIPARFPDAERIVLSPNESVAIRLVTAADVRDGQGRVVIPVGSEIFGQIQPAQGGSQFVANTVVINNRQLPIAANSQVIRTIRDARDPNIGNVFRNAAIGSAVAAGISGLAGDRRITPLKVLTGTVTGAAIETNQGRPATSIIRDTLIGAALATGASAVIGDRKITPEKVITGAAAGATIGGAIDPAVQRLVVIDANTDLGLTLTQPFTVSQ; translated from the coding sequence ATGCAGAGCCTAGCACAGCGCAGCTTGGCCGTTTTGAGCTGTGGTTTAATGAGTTCCAGTCCCCTTGCCCTTCTGGCTGCTGTTCCCGCCCAAGCCCAATCCCGTTTTACCGACACCCAAGGCATTTGGGCACAGGCCTGTATTGACCACCTTGCCAGTCGCAACATTATCAGCGGCTATCCCGATGGCACCTTTCGTCCCTTTGCGGAAGTCACCCGGGCTGAATATGCAGCCATGCTGGGGAAGGCGTTTCCCAATGCCCCAGTGGTGCGTGCTCCCAGTACGTTTAACGATGTCCCCAGCACGTTTTGGGCAGCGAGTGCGATTCAAAATGCCACCCGTACCGGCTTCTTGAGTGGCTACCCCGGCAATGTGTTTCAGCCCAATCAAAACATTCCTCGCGTTCAGGCAATCGTGGCCTTGGCCAGTGGCTTGCAATATCCCACCCCTGCCTCTGTGGAGGGGGTTTTAGCCCAGTTCAATGATGCGGCTGCAATTCCCGCCTATGGACGCGCCGGTGTTGCTGCGGCCACCGCGAAACAAGTGGTGGTCAACTATCCCAATGTGCAGTTCTTGGCGCCGAATCAACTGGCCACCCGTGCCGATATTGCGGCATTCCTCTGCCAAGCAACCCGTGCTCCCGGTGCCCAAGCCCTTGTCCCGACGCAGTACATTGCAGGTGCGGCTACCACCTCGCCCATTGCGCTCCCAGCCGGTCAGCAAATTCCAGCTCGTTTCCCCGATGCAGAGCGGATTGTCCTTAGCCCCAATGAAAGTGTTGCGATCCGCTTGGTGACGGCTGCCGATGTCCGCGATGGCCAAGGTCGTGTTGTCATTCCCGTGGGCAGTGAAATTTTTGGCCAGATTCAGCCGGCTCAAGGGGGATCTCAATTCGTGGCCAATACGGTGGTGATCAATAACCGTCAACTGCCGATCGCCGCCAATTCGCAAGTGATTCGCACAATTCGCGATGCCCGTGATCCCAACATTGGCAATGTCTTCCGTAATGCCGCCATTGGTTCCGCTGTTGCTGCGGGGATTTCTGGCTTGGCGGGAGACCGCAGAATTACGCCCCTAAAAGTGCTCACGGGGACAGTGACGGGGGCAGCGATTGAAACCAACCAAGGACGGCCTGCTACCTCCATTATTCGCGATACGCTGATTGGTGCCGCTTTGGCCACCGGTGCTTCTGCGGTGATTGGCGATCGCAAGATTACCCCCGAAAAAGTGATTACCGGTGCAGCCGCCGGTGCCACGATTGGTGGTGCCATTGATCCAGCCGTGCAGCGACTAGTGGTGATTGATGCCAATACGGATTTGGGCTTGACCCTGACTCAACCTTTTACTGTCTCGCAATAG
- a CDS encoding NAD-dependent malic enzyme: MVKLTPTPAYSLTLRLETSLDPTELGTVLQIIGGQEGQVGSITLIEKTANKILRELVVVAASRDHAEAIVTAVKSDTQATVLDVSDRTFQLHEGGKITVKSKYPLQDYDDLAMAYTPGVGRVSQAIADHSELVHKLTIKSHTVAIVSDGSAVLGLGNIGPEAALPVMEGKAMLFQEFAGLDAFPICLSTQDVDEIVATVKRIAPVFGGVNLEDISAPRCFEIEARLQAELDIPVFHDDQHGTAIVTLAALKNALQLVGKSLDTGRIVINGAGAAGIAVARLLRKAGAKDLILCNRRGILSVQADLTPAQQEFAVIQTGTLADALDGADVFIGLSAPGVLTLEMVQRMAKKAIVFAMANPVPEIQPELIYDHVAVVATGRSDYPNQINNVLAFPGVFKGTLACRAPRMTEEMFLAAAEAIAALVSPSELHSAYIIPSVFDPRVAAAVAKAVEECARSLGLARA; encoded by the coding sequence ATGGTTAAACTGACCCCCACGCCTGCCTATAGTCTGACGCTGCGATTGGAGACCTCCTTGGATCCGACGGAATTGGGAACCGTTCTCCAGATCATTGGTGGGCAAGAGGGGCAAGTGGGTTCCATCACCCTCATCGAGAAAACCGCCAATAAAATCCTGCGGGAACTAGTGGTGGTGGCTGCCAGCCGCGATCATGCTGAGGCCATTGTCACTGCCGTGAAATCGGACACCCAAGCCACGGTGCTAGACGTGAGCGATCGCACGTTTCAGCTCCATGAGGGGGGCAAAATCACCGTTAAAAGTAAGTACCCCCTCCAAGACTATGACGATCTAGCCATGGCCTATACGCCGGGTGTGGGGCGGGTGTCCCAAGCGATCGCCGACCATTCGGAATTGGTGCACAAACTCACGATCAAAAGCCATACGGTGGCCATTGTCAGTGATGGGAGCGCTGTGTTGGGATTGGGCAATATTGGCCCTGAGGCTGCTCTACCGGTGATGGAGGGCAAGGCCATGCTTTTTCAAGAATTTGCTGGCTTGGATGCCTTTCCCATTTGCTTGAGCACACAGGATGTGGATGAAATCGTCGCCACTGTGAAGCGCATTGCTCCTGTGTTTGGTGGTGTCAACCTCGAGGATATTAGTGCTCCCCGCTGTTTCGAGATAGAAGCCCGCCTGCAAGCAGAACTGGATATCCCTGTGTTTCACGATGACCAGCATGGCACCGCCATTGTTACCCTCGCCGCCCTGAAAAATGCCCTACAATTGGTGGGCAAATCTTTAGACACTGGGCGCATTGTCATTAACGGGGCAGGAGCAGCGGGCATTGCCGTGGCACGACTCCTGCGCAAAGCCGGAGCCAAAGACTTAATCTTATGTAATCGCCGAGGTATTCTCTCAGTGCAGGCAGACCTGACCCCCGCTCAACAGGAATTTGCCGTTATCCAAACGGGAACCCTTGCCGATGCCTTGGATGGTGCCGATGTCTTTATTGGCTTGAGTGCCCCCGGCGTCCTGACATTGGAAATGGTACAACGCATGGCCAAGAAAGCGATTGTTTTTGCGATGGCCAATCCGGTGCCGGAAATCCAACCCGAACTCATCTATGACCATGTGGCGGTGGTGGCCACTGGTCGCAGTGACTATCCCAATCAAATCAACAATGTGCTGGCTTTTCCGGGGGTGTTTAAGGGTACCCTTGCCTGTCGGGCACCCCGCATGACGGAGGAGATGTTCCTCGCAGCAGCAGAAGCGATCGCGGCCTTGGTGAGTCCCTCGGAATTGCACTCGGCCTATATTATTCCCTCCGTGTTTGACCCACGGGTGGCAGCGGCAGTGGCCAAGGCTGTCGAGGAATGCGCGCGATCGCTGGGGTTAGCGCGTGCCTAG
- a CDS encoding RNA-binding protein codes for MTLYIGNLSYEATENDLREVFEKYGAIRRIVLPVDRETGKRRGFAFVELVDETQEAVAIDDLDGATWLGRVLKVNKAKPKQAGGQSNPAF; via the coding sequence ATGACACTGTACATCGGCAACCTCTCCTATGAGGCGACAGAAAACGATCTTCGCGAAGTCTTTGAAAAATATGGTGCTATTCGCCGGATTGTGTTGCCGGTGGATCGAGAAACAGGCAAACGGCGTGGCTTTGCTTTTGTCGAACTGGTGGATGAAACTCAGGAGGCCGTTGCCATTGATGATCTTGATGGGGCGACATGGTTAGGTCGAGTCCTGAAAGTTAACAAGGCGAAGCCAAAACAAGCGGGGGGGCAGTCAAACCCCGCCTTCTAA
- a CDS encoding DUF3172 domain-containing protein, with product MPRRSPSPPRPRPQTRRPPQPESKSPVNTRTLAVLGGVFIIGVGVGVTFSKTTTLNPDNVASTQFIDQAAPNPDICVQFGASAIAVDTRIFVTFNPFSVFVSQPVMQPGCVIRANNVALLEQRQLITGEQLRSCRQRLNTFGYVGNLEANPEISCLYQSTTDKNLFLKLSGLGNGAAGETGNF from the coding sequence ATGCCTCGACGTTCGCCATCGCCACCGCGTCCCCGTCCCCAAACGCGCCGTCCCCCACAGCCAGAATCGAAGTCACCGGTGAACACCCGCACTTTGGCAGTTCTGGGAGGGGTATTCATTATTGGGGTTGGCGTTGGTGTAACGTTTAGCAAAACCACCACCCTCAATCCCGATAACGTTGCCTCGACGCAGTTTATTGATCAGGCGGCGCCCAATCCCGATATTTGTGTGCAATTTGGCGCAAGCGCGATTGCTGTAGATACGCGGATTTTTGTGACCTTTAATCCCTTTTCTGTCTTTGTTTCCCAACCCGTAATGCAACCGGGCTGTGTGATTCGCGCCAATAACGTCGCCCTACTAGAACAGCGACAACTCATTACGGGTGAGCAATTGCGCAGTTGTCGGCAGCGGCTGAATACCTTTGGCTATGTGGGCAACCTAGAAGCCAATCCTGAAATTAGCTGTCTCTATCAGAGCACAACGGATAAAAACCTCTTCCTCAAACTCTCAGGCTTGGGTAATGGTGCTGCGGGTGAAACCGGTAATTTCTAG
- a CDS encoding MlaE family lipid ABC transporter permease subunit: MKAMKWPRLRWRVSQGVQRLGTAFLLAGQVIFYLVRGRIALRNSIEQMALVGPASLSVALITAAFVGMVFTIQVAREFLTFGATSAVGGVLAIALARELGPVLTAVVLAGRVGSAFAAEIGTMKVTEQIDALYMLGTDPVDYLVVPRFIACVLMLPILNILALVTGLWGGLIIADYLYGIPRGVYMESIQNFLQTWDLWSSIIKSGIFGGVVAIIGCNWGITTTGGAKGVGQSTTAAVVISLLAIFILNFFLSWALFGNSSTLVPTF; this comes from the coding sequence ATGAAGGCGATGAAATGGCCACGGCTGCGCTGGCGTGTCAGTCAAGGGGTACAACGCTTGGGTACGGCCTTTCTCTTGGCGGGTCAGGTGATCTTTTATCTCGTACGGGGGCGGATTGCGCTGCGCAACTCAATTGAGCAAATGGCCTTAGTAGGCCCTGCGTCCCTCAGTGTTGCCCTGATTACGGCGGCCTTTGTGGGTATGGTGTTTACGATTCAGGTCGCCCGTGAATTTTTGACCTTTGGTGCCACCTCAGCAGTGGGTGGGGTGCTGGCGATCGCCCTTGCGCGGGAACTAGGGCCAGTGCTGACGGCAGTCGTGCTTGCTGGTCGGGTTGGCTCCGCCTTTGCCGCTGAAATTGGCACCATGAAAGTCACAGAGCAAATTGATGCCCTCTATATGTTGGGCACAGATCCTGTGGATTATCTCGTGGTGCCCCGGTTTATTGCCTGTGTGCTGATGTTGCCCATTCTCAATATCTTGGCACTCGTAACGGGGCTGTGGGGGGGCTTGATTATTGCCGATTATCTCTACGGCATTCCCCGTGGGGTCTATATGGAATCCATTCAGAACTTTCTGCAAACTTGGGATCTGTGGAGTTCGATCATTAAATCGGGCATTTTTGGCGGTGTGGTGGCCATCATTGGCTGCAATTGGGGTATTACAACCACAGGGGGCGCTAAGGGGGTCGGTCAATCCACCACGGCGGCTGTGGTGATCTCGCTTTTGGCCATCTTTATTCTCAACTTCTTCCTCTCGTGGGCACTTTTTGGGAACAGCAGCACGCTTGTACCTACTTTTTAG
- a CDS encoding DUF1818 family protein yields the protein MELRVGQGWRVGWRKDQPYASLVGAEDWATELTAAEFKAFVDLFCQLHGQLQAIAPELMAEERITLSGSNDAVHLELEGYPHAYSLHLIVLGDRRVEGTWPAPVPAEFLLACCELLQGIEQGQSLE from the coding sequence ATGGAACTGCGGGTGGGGCAAGGCTGGCGGGTGGGCTGGCGCAAGGATCAACCCTATGCAAGTCTAGTGGGCGCCGAGGATTGGGCAACGGAACTTACCGCAGCAGAATTCAAGGCATTTGTGGATTTATTTTGCCAACTCCACGGGCAGCTTCAGGCGATCGCCCCCGAATTGATGGCAGAGGAAAGGATTACCCTCAGTGGCAGCAACGACGCTGTACATTTGGAATTGGAGGGCTATCCCCATGCCTATAGCTTGCATCTAATTGTGTTGGGCGATCGCCGAGTTGAGGGGACATGGCCGGCTCCTGTGCCCGCTGAATTTCTGCTGGCCTGCTGTGAACTACTCCAAGGGATTGAGCAAGGGCAAAGTTTAGAATAG
- a CDS encoding GAF domain-containing protein: MTSAKSSKVSPALAALVNTIKQFQQQEQVSGLIAPLVSFAQETLGMSFVWLGLYNEASKQLIGQGGTTPVGDHPFLKQKLTLAAGSLLDQVLINRKPISLPSLKEEARLAELREAATRLGIQGAAIYPILRHRQALGILIVGSTTWGDTLRGDDLAHMSLLVSALGAELERLTAAKPAPDTKPAAAPTMTSEDPVRHLLQEASRATSLGQRIEALLVALHQFCQPQRTSLFWRDLEQPLYRRRSYTLGKPQSRESQRQPLAITQQELAGCYTALANGQTVSVSDSQSVVSATAPLRLMQMLNCRALVATPILVGTDVVGFLTLERSEPYPWNDNEKKLLQVTAELLALAAPSERLEHLLAQTQHAQSLVSELAQAICDEQDWKRVLHHAGEKLAADLGAQWVFLLTYNSLTQAFDVLFQYPVPRGRDRHPPFPPLQKMDWQLLETGTTAIALEDYRNELRLYSWKEVLGKLNIQSLLVATTTPGHALEALLLVGRTEPTVWGKSQQTLIQEVARTLGLISHQWQLQNTNTQQEQVRSAMLAGLTALQRTQNLERIELTGLQQLMNLMQVPLVALVTWRPGQTIGSIVAPPPGHPKFAIRNDAEVAIYEDPLIHSALMASQADVTSNPYAWLIQTTAAELDPRTREWLSGPDIGQILAIALRTDPEYEPSGVLIVADGRDRLWSTLHLEAFITLVNHLAWAHRSTSLIQMLTQGWPSLETLNWYKHRRLEQTYSQLASLCHQLTQWVQQHPEADPLLRRLGTLLQTQLESLHPLLSHEVWQLDKGSDTAGLAVLLKRVMDRIENWKQRKQLWIQVHNQPVLTLTGDINKLELILYELLLFACQRSPSQGRVDIWCQQIEGMGQGGKMQSWLELSITDNGEVDPQLLIKLHQLEHLDWLAPSSLDQPPGRHLKVCFNLCQRLGYSLDMYKLEDGRFLSRLLIPLNHGDTGTFELQSSQPRQ, encoded by the coding sequence ATGACCTCTGCCAAATCCTCGAAGGTCAGCCCCGCTTTGGCCGCACTGGTCAACACCATCAAACAATTCCAACAGCAAGAGCAAGTTAGCGGACTCATTGCTCCCCTCGTCAGCTTTGCCCAAGAAACCCTCGGAATGTCCTTTGTCTGGCTGGGACTATACAATGAAGCCTCCAAACAACTCATCGGGCAGGGAGGCACAACCCCCGTAGGCGATCATCCTTTTCTCAAGCAGAAACTGACCCTTGCCGCCGGTAGTCTTCTCGATCAGGTGCTGATCAACCGCAAGCCGATTAGTTTGCCCAGTCTTAAGGAGGAGGCGCGCCTAGCCGAGTTACGAGAAGCCGCCACCCGTTTGGGGATTCAAGGCGCCGCCATTTATCCCATTCTCCGCCATCGTCAAGCCCTTGGCATTCTCATCGTGGGTTCTACCACTTGGGGGGATACCCTGCGGGGCGATGATTTAGCGCACATGAGCTTACTGGTGAGTGCCCTTGGGGCGGAATTGGAACGCTTGACAGCGGCAAAACCAGCCCCTGACACCAAGCCAGCTGCGGCGCCCACGATGACTAGTGAGGATCCAGTGCGCCATCTCCTCCAGGAGGCCAGCCGTGCCACTAGCTTGGGGCAACGCATTGAAGCCCTGTTGGTGGCACTGCACCAATTCTGTCAACCTCAACGTACCAGCCTCTTTTGGCGCGATTTGGAGCAACCCCTCTATCGGCGCCGCAGCTACACCCTTGGTAAACCCCAGAGCCGCGAGAGCCAGCGGCAACCCTTGGCGATTACACAGCAGGAATTGGCGGGCTGTTACACTGCCCTTGCTAACGGCCAAACTGTGAGCGTCAGCGATAGTCAAAGTGTGGTTAGTGCCACCGCACCCTTACGGCTGATGCAAATGCTGAATTGTCGCGCCCTTGTGGCCACCCCGATTCTGGTGGGCACGGATGTCGTGGGCTTTCTCACATTGGAGCGCAGTGAGCCTTACCCTTGGAATGACAACGAGAAGAAACTTCTCCAAGTCACGGCGGAGCTACTGGCCTTGGCGGCTCCCAGTGAACGTCTCGAACATCTGTTGGCACAGACTCAACATGCCCAAAGCCTCGTTAGTGAGTTGGCGCAAGCCATCTGTGATGAGCAGGACTGGAAGCGGGTGCTCCACCATGCGGGCGAAAAGTTAGCGGCGGATTTAGGGGCACAGTGGGTCTTTTTGTTGACGTATAACTCGCTGACCCAAGCCTTTGATGTCCTGTTTCAGTATCCAGTTCCCCGCGGGCGCGATCGCCATCCGCCCTTCCCGCCACTGCAAAAAATGGATTGGCAGCTCCTAGAAACGGGAACAACAGCGATTGCTCTTGAAGATTACCGCAATGAACTACGCCTCTACTCTTGGAAAGAGGTTCTCGGCAAGCTGAATATCCAGTCTCTCTTGGTGGCGACAACCACGCCGGGTCATGCCCTAGAGGCACTGCTGTTGGTGGGGCGCACTGAACCAACGGTTTGGGGCAAAAGTCAGCAAACCCTGATACAGGAGGTGGCACGCACCCTTGGCCTCATTAGCCATCAGTGGCAACTGCAAAACACGAATACACAGCAGGAGCAGGTGCGATCAGCCATGCTGGCAGGGTTAACGGCACTGCAACGCACCCAAAACCTCGAGCGCATTGAATTGACAGGCTTGCAGCAACTCATGAACTTAATGCAGGTGCCCCTTGTGGCTTTAGTCACGTGGCGACCCGGCCAAACAATTGGCTCAATTGTGGCACCCCCGCCGGGTCATCCTAAATTTGCGATTCGCAATGATGCTGAAGTTGCTATCTATGAGGATCCGCTGATCCACAGTGCCCTAATGGCTTCCCAAGCCGATGTCACCAGCAATCCCTATGCGTGGTTGATTCAAACAACGGCAGCAGAACTGGATCCGCGTACGCGGGAGTGGCTTTCAGGACCAGATATTGGTCAAATTTTGGCGATCGCCCTGCGCACTGATCCAGAATACGAACCCTCTGGAGTTCTCATTGTCGCCGATGGTCGCGATCGCCTGTGGTCAACATTGCACCTAGAGGCCTTTATTACCCTCGTCAACCATTTGGCTTGGGCACACCGCAGTACCTCCCTCATTCAGATGCTGACCCAAGGTTGGCCAAGTCTTGAAACCCTGAACTGGTACAAACACCGTCGCCTTGAACAGACCTACAGCCAATTGGCAAGTCTCTGTCATCAGTTGACGCAGTGGGTTCAGCAGCACCCTGAGGCAGATCCGCTGCTGCGACGGTTGGGAACATTGCTGCAAACGCAACTGGAATCCCTGCATCCCCTGTTGAGCCATGAGGTATGGCAACTGGACAAAGGCAGCGACACAGCGGGGTTAGCGGTGCTCCTCAAACGGGTGATGGATCGCATCGAAAATTGGAAACAGCGCAAGCAGCTGTGGATTCAAGTTCATAATCAACCGGTACTCACGCTCACTGGTGACATTAACAAGCTGGAGCTAATCCTCTACGAATTGCTTCTGTTTGCCTGCCAGCGATCGCCCTCCCAAGGCCGTGTTGACATTTGGTGCCAGCAAATCGAGGGCATGGGTCAAGGGGGCAAGATGCAGTCTTGGCTGGAACTCTCAATTACCGACAACGGTGAGGTGGATCCGCAACTGTTGATCAAGCTGCACCAACTTGAACATCTTGACTGGCTGGCGCCCTCTAGCCTCGATCAGCCGCCCGGCCGACACCTCAAAGTTTGCTTTAACCTGTGTCAACGCCTCGGCTACAGCCTCGACATGTATAAGTTGGAGGATGGCCGCTTCCTCAGTCGTCTGCTGATTCCCCTGAATCATGGCGACACGGGTACCTTTGAACTGCAATCCTCACAGCCGCGCCAATGA
- the feoB gene encoding ferrous iron transport protein B, translating to MTSSTIALLGLPNTGKSTFFNRIAAARAHVGNWPGITVDLAEAEISLNGEMVKLVDLPGIYDLAGTAADETIVRQFFQRVPVRLVLVILNASQIQHQLRLALQVKAWGLPMVVLLNMADEARQLGIQIDTEKLGDRLGVPVVALSAKYGGGYWEAYETICHALKEAPIPQAPLFQPTLPEIEPRAIAPLLADTVTFPSCTVRRLTDQLDHWLLHPLWGLPLFFAGLYLVFQVVWVLGLGVQGWLSDAFEAFQGQVLEPFLAGLPPLLSSLLIEGLYGGITTVAAFVPLVTIFFIVMAIVEDSGYLARAAYLMDGLMARLGLDGRSFVLSLMGFGCNVPALMATRIIRSPGLRLLTMLIIPFSLCSARLQVFVFLIACLFPPQWGAAVLLSLYGWSILAALLTALCFQGYFPNTDPFLLELPPYRWPTGRQVFLRAWGEVRHFLSRATGFIMIGVLVVWALTHLPLNATPSSPETWAGQLGIALQPLLAPVGITPALTIALIVGFVAKEIVIGALAVIYHLSGTSLQQAIAQDLTPLQAYSFMLFTLLYTPCLSTLATLWSESKRGQFTIFATLYALVMAWVVSGSVYQLGHWWGWG from the coding sequence ATGACCTCTAGCACGATCGCCCTTCTCGGTCTCCCCAACACTGGTAAATCCACATTTTTCAATCGCATTGCCGCAGCCCGTGCCCATGTGGGCAACTGGCCGGGGATAACGGTGGACTTAGCAGAGGCCGAGATTTCTCTCAATGGTGAGATGGTTAAACTGGTGGATTTGCCGGGCATCTACGATCTGGCGGGGACGGCGGCTGATGAAACCATTGTGCGTCAGTTTTTCCAACGGGTGCCAGTGCGGCTGGTGTTGGTCATTCTCAATGCCAGTCAGATTCAGCATCAATTGCGCTTAGCACTTCAGGTGAAGGCTTGGGGACTACCCATGGTGGTGCTCCTGAATATGGCCGATGAAGCTCGGCAACTGGGGATTCAGATTGATACCGAGAAATTGGGCGATCGCCTTGGGGTACCGGTGGTGGCTCTCAGTGCCAAATACGGGGGCGGCTATTGGGAGGCCTATGAAACGATTTGCCATGCCCTCAAGGAGGCACCCATTCCCCAAGCCCCGCTCTTCCAGCCAACGTTGCCAGAAATTGAACCAAGAGCGATCGCGCCCCTATTGGCGGACACCGTTACTTTCCCTAGTTGCACCGTTCGCAGACTGACAGACCAATTGGATCACTGGTTGCTGCACCCCCTGTGGGGACTACCCCTCTTTTTTGCGGGGCTATACCTTGTCTTTCAAGTGGTATGGGTGCTGGGTCTAGGGGTTCAAGGCTGGCTGAGTGATGCCTTTGAGGCCTTTCAGGGCCAAGTGCTAGAGCCATTCCTAGCAGGACTTCCCCCTTTGCTCAGCAGTTTGCTCATTGAGGGCCTCTACGGCGGTATTACCACGGTGGCAGCATTTGTGCCCTTAGTCACCATCTTCTTTATTGTGATGGCGATCGTTGAGGACAGCGGCTACCTTGCCCGTGCCGCCTATCTGATGGATGGCCTGATGGCACGCTTGGGCTTGGATGGGCGTAGTTTTGTGCTCAGCTTGATGGGCTTTGGCTGCAATGTCCCCGCCCTGATGGCCACCCGCATTATTCGCTCGCCGGGGCTGCGGCTGCTGACGATGCTGATCATTCCCTTTTCCCTCTGTTCAGCGCGACTCCAAGTGTTTGTTTTTCTGATTGCCTGTCTGTTTCCACCCCAGTGGGGCGCCGCCGTCCTGTTGTCCCTTTATGGTTGGAGTATTTTGGCGGCATTACTCACCGCTCTATGCTTTCAGGGCTATTTCCCCAACACCGATCCCTTTTTGCTGGAGTTACCCCCCTATCGTTGGCCAACGGGGCGACAGGTGTTCCTGCGGGCGTGGGGTGAGGTGCGGCATTTTCTCTCGCGGGCCACGGGCTTTATTATGATTGGCGTCTTGGTGGTGTGGGCATTGACCCATTTGCCCCTGAATGCAACACCGTCAAGTCCAGAGACGTGGGCGGGTCAACTAGGGATAGCGCTACAGCCGCTTTTGGCACCGGTGGGCATTACACCTGCCCTGACGATCGCCCTCATTGTTGGCTTTGTGGCCAAGGAGATTGTGATTGGCGCGTTGGCAGTTATCTATCACCTTTCGGGGACCTCGCTACAGCAGGCGATCGCCCAAGATTTAACGCCCCTGCAGGCCTACAGCTTTATGCTTTTTACGCTCCTGTACACCCCTTGTCTGAGCACCCTTGCCACCCTCTGGAGTGAATCAAAACGCGGGCAGTTTACGATTTTTGCCACCCTTTATGCCCTAGTGATGGCGTGGGTTGTCAGTGGCAGTGTCTATCAACTGGGGCACTGGTGGGGATGGGGCTAG
- a CDS encoding precorrin-2 C(20)-methyltransferase: MGLVTTLCGIGVGPGDPELITLKGWRRLQQARVIAFPAGRQGRRGIAEEIISPYKEPQQIYLPLEFPYVLDEDVLEQAWQKAAEEVYAYLAQGSDVVFVSEGDVSFYSTFSYLAAAVQSFDPHIAIEVIPGICSPLAAAASVGVPLTLGSDRLAILPAMYHVEDLTQVWVWADVVVLMKVRSVYGHVWHWLKEQNLLEQAAVVSWATTPQQQIYTPLTDYPELTLPYFSLLIVWKRRPILQNFLGA, translated from the coding sequence ATGGGGCTAGTGACCACCCTTTGCGGCATTGGCGTAGGCCCCGGCGATCCCGAACTCATTACCCTCAAGGGTTGGCGACGCCTACAGCAAGCAAGGGTAATTGCCTTTCCTGCGGGACGACAGGGACGGCGTGGCATTGCCGAGGAGATTATTTCCCCCTACAAAGAACCGCAGCAAATTTATCTGCCCCTCGAATTCCCCTATGTTCTTGACGAAGATGTCTTAGAACAGGCATGGCAAAAGGCAGCCGAGGAAGTCTATGCATACCTCGCTCAGGGCAGCGATGTGGTCTTTGTCTCTGAGGGGGATGTCAGTTTCTACAGTACGTTTTCCTATCTAGCGGCAGCCGTCCAGAGCTTTGATCCCCATATCGCGATTGAGGTGATTCCGGGAATTTGCTCCCCCTTGGCAGCAGCGGCGAGTGTAGGAGTGCCCCTGACCTTGGGGAGCGATCGCTTGGCAATTTTGCCGGCGATGTACCACGTGGAGGACTTGACGCAGGTATGGGTATGGGCGGATGTGGTGGTGTTGATGAAGGTGCGATCGGTCTATGGCCACGTCTGGCATTGGCTCAAGGAACAGAACCTCTTGGAACAAGCAGCAGTGGTGAGCTGGGCAACAACGCCTCAACAGCAAATCTACACCCCCCTCACAGACTATCCAGAGTTAACCCTGCCCTACTTTTCGCTGCTCATTGTTTGGAAGCGGCGCCCAATCTTGCAGAACTTCTTGGGTGCTTAA
- a CDS encoding NUDIX domain-containing protein, with the protein MNWFWRVVRFFLKRLWRHPFIAVSVIALTAGDRLILVQRRDTGQWSLPGGMMDWGETILDTGARELAEETGLRLKSFEGLVGVYSDPKRDPRVHAVCIAIAARVVGEPQVLDIKEVRAVQAFPLSDLPLADLAHDHAQQLQDYLSGHLGLT; encoded by the coding sequence GTGAACTGGTTTTGGCGAGTGGTGCGTTTTTTCTTGAAACGACTGTGGCGGCATCCTTTCATAGCGGTGTCTGTGATTGCCTTGACAGCGGGCGATCGCCTGATTTTGGTGCAGCGTCGCGACACGGGTCAATGGTCGCTGCCAGGGGGCATGATGGACTGGGGGGAAACCATTCTCGATACCGGTGCCCGCGAACTCGCCGAAGAAACAGGGCTGCGCCTCAAGAGCTTTGAAGGCTTAGTCGGGGTTTACTCTGACCCAAAGCGAGATCCCCGTGTCCATGCCGTGTGTATCGCGATCGCTGCCCGCGTTGTCGGTGAGCCGCAGGTTTTGGATATCAAGGAAGTGCGTGCAGTACAAGCCTTTCCCCTGAGTGACCTTCCCTTAGCCGATCTCGCCCACGATCATGCCCAACAGTTACAGGACTATTTGAGTGGGCATCTAGGACTGACATGA